GCGAGGAAACGCGCTCCAATCCGTGGCTGGCGGAGCTGCAGCAGGACATGTTCGTGGAGATCAATGTGGCGGACGCCAACGACCGCGGCATCCGAGATGGGCAGACGGTGTGGCTGGAAGGGCCCGAGGGCGGACGCATCAGGATCAAGGCCATGATCACTCCGCGGGTGGGTCGCGGCACGGTGTGGACGCCGTTCCACTTCGGCGGCTGGTACCAGGGCGAGGATTTACTGGCTAAGTATCCTGAAGGATGCGCCCCGCATGTGCGCGGCGAGGCCTGCAATACCGCGTGGACCTATGGGTACGACATCGTCACCATGATGCAGGAGACCAAGACGACGCTCTGCCAGATCAGGCCAGCGTAGCGCGGAACCTCCTATGTTCACGAGAATCCGGAATTGAACTGAACCCGGCTGTTTTCCTCCCCTTGATTAGGAGGGTGGGAGCGAGGAGATTGAGTCATGGCTAGAATGAAATTCCTTTGCGACGCCGAGCGCTGCATCGAATGCAACGCCTGCGTGACCGCCTGCAAGAATGAGAACGAGGTGCCCTGGGGTGTCAACCGCCGGCGGGTGATTACCTTGCTGGATGGTCAGCCCGGTGAAAAATCCATCTCGGTTGCCTGCATGCACTGCACCGATGCGCCCTGCGCGGCGGTGTGTCCCGTGGACTGCTTTTATACCACCGACGATGGCATCGTGCTGCACGACAAGGATTTGTGCATCGGCTGCGGCTACTGCTTCTATGCGTGCCCGTTCGGCGCGCCGCAGTTTCCGGAGCAGTCAGCCTTTGGCGGGCGCGGCAAAATGGACAAATGCACCTTCTGCGCCGGCGGGCCGGAAGCTGACAACTCCAATGCGGAATACGCCAAATATGGCCGCAATCGTATTGCCGAAGGCAAGCTGCCATTGTGCGCAGAGATGTGCTCCACCAAAGCGCTACTCGGTGGCGATGGCGACATGATCGCCGATATCTACCGCGAGCGAATCCTGCGACGCGGCGACAGTCCTCAGACCTGGGGATGGGAGAAGGCTTACGATGTCTGAAACGCTGTGCCGGATGAACAAAGCGACAGGAGACCGCGAATGTCTAGATTTGGCACGACCGCGATCTGGTTGACCTTGACCGCGACACTTGCCGGTTGTTACGAGGCGCCGACGGATGTCACCAACTACGAAGCTGGTGTCTACAAGGGCGAGCAGGATCCGTTACTGGAGAAGCAACGCAAGGCGGAACATCTGGAGGCGCTGGCGCAGCGGTTCAACATGGTGCAGACGGATCGGTAGAGCACATCGTGAAGAAGCGATTTCCGATGAACACGGGCGGCCTCGCAGCGGCTATGTTTTTTGCCGCAGTGTCATCAGGGTGCGAGGAAATCCATGATCCGTGGGTGACGGGCAATAACGACTTTCAGAAAGAGCGCTGGCGCTCGCCGGAGCAGCAGGAGGCGTTGCGCGATCGCGCGTTGTACCAGGCTGGCCCCGGCGGCACCGGAGAAGGTGAAACTAATGAGTTTTCGCGATTCATCGAAAAATAGCAGCAATCCGCACCTCGAGCGCCGCGGTATCAACCAGGGTTACCGCCGTCGCATGCACGCGATGGGCTGGACGGCCGCATTCATGCTGCTGGCCGCTGTGCTGCTGCCGCTGACCGGCTACGTCTACGTGGCGCTGGTCGAGGACGCGCAGGCCCAAGAGTTTGCGGATAAACAGGAATCCGCGGGTACCAATGAGATAAACCCGCGCTCCGAATACTGGCGCGCGGTGCGCGAGAGCGCCGCCGGCGTGACTACGGCTTCAGGTCCGTACGTTACTGATACGCTGATTCAAGGCGGTGGCGAGACCTGGCGGGAGATACGCAATGGTCCGATCGCGACCTTCGGTCCCTGGATGCTCGCGATGATGTTGCTCGTTATCGGCCTATTCCACCTTATCCAGCGGCCGCACGGCATAAAGGGCGGCCGTTCCGGCAAGACCGTACCCCGGTGGAGTGTCACCGAGCGCACCCTGCACTGGTACGTGGCGATCCTGTTCGTCATCATGGCTGTCACGGGCTTAAGTCTGCTGTTCGGACGCCGGGTGCTGATACCGTTGATGGGGCCGGAGGGGTTCGCGGCCTGGGCGCAGTGGGCTAATGACATCCACAATTATCTCGGCCCGTTCTTCAGCGTTGGAGTGCTGCTGATCATCGTTGCGTGGATTCGCTACAACATTCCCACTAAGACCGACTGGCAGTGGTTCAAGCGCGGCGGTGGGATCATCGGCAACAAGGAAGTTCACGCCGGCCGCATGAATGGCGGCGAGAAGTCCTGGTTCTGGATCATCTGCAGCGTTGGCATGGTGTCCATAATCACCGGACTCATCTGGGACTTCCCCGTCTTCGGTTTCAGCCGCGAGATCATGCAGATAACGAACATCATACATAGCGCCGCTTCTATCGTCTGGGTTACGGTATTTTTTGGCCATGCTTATATCGGCACCCTGGGTACCGAGGGCGCGATCGAAGGCATGATCAAGGGTGAAGTCGACGTCAATTGGATGAAACAACACCATGACCTCTGGTACGAGGAACTGCAACGCAAGGGCGTGGCGCCGCAATCCGCCGAGTCCGATATGACGACTCAGACCGGCGGTCGCGCCAACTGAGGCGCGCCCAGGCGCGTTTCCTCAGATCCCGCGAATGAAGCGATTTCCCCTCAACGTGCGATTAGGAATGCGGAAAACCGGCGCCGCGGCCACCTGCGTCACGGTGCAACTGGACGCCGGCGAGTGGGAAGCGGCGCTGTTTGTCCAGCTTGCGGGTGAACAATGCGAGCGGGACCGGCGCGCGCTTTTCACGATGAACAAGCGCGTGCCGGTTGGCATCGAGACGGATGTAATCGAGCACGAACACGGCGCCGTGGTGATGCTGCGGCTCGATATTTGTACCGTACCCGACGATCCCATGGTGGCCGAGATATTGCTCACTCCGGGCGGCGCTTGCGGGCACTTTGAAGTGTTGCAACGCCTGTCATGTCAGCCGCGTCTCTGCTGGTTCTTTGGCGACGAGGATTATCTGGTGCTTGGCGCCCAGCAGCACGGCTTTGCGGATGCGCAGCGCGCGGAGTTTGATCGTCTGCGGCTGGATGCCGTAAGGCACGATGCGGTGGTGCGTTGCACTGGCCGCTACGATGCGCAAGCGGCGCTGGGCGGCGTCGCGTCCTACTATCGACTGCGCACGGCTGGATGACCACAGCCAAGGTCGCACACCCGCGATGCTCGCGCACGCGCATGGCGGCGGCAGTGATCAGGGTGTCGAAAAGCAAGTTAGGCGAAGAAAGTGGG
Above is a genomic segment from Gammaproteobacteria bacterium containing:
- a CDS encoding formate dehydrogenase; its protein translation is EETRSNPWLAELQQDMFVEINVADANDRGIRDGQTVWLEGPEGGRIRIKAMITPRVGRGTVWTPFHFGGWYQGEDLLAKYPEGCAPHVRGEACNTAWTYGYDIVTMMQETKTTLCQIRPA
- a CDS encoding formate dehydrogenase subunit gamma, giving the protein MLLAAVLLPLTGYVYVALVEDAQAQEFADKQESAGTNEINPRSEYWRAVRESAAGVTTASGPYVTDTLIQGGGETWREIRNGPIATFGPWMLAMMLLVIGLFHLIQRPHGIKGGRSGKTVPRWSVTERTLHWYVAILFVIMAVTGLSLLFGRRVLIPLMGPEGFAAWAQWANDIHNYLGPFFSVGVLLIIVAWIRYNIPTKTDWQWFKRGGGIIGNKEVHAGRMNGGEKSWFWIICSVGMVSIITGLIWDFPVFGFSREIMQITNIIHSAASIVWVTVFFGHAYIGTLGTEGAIEGMIKGEVDVNWMKQHHDLWYEELQRKGVAPQSAESDMTTQTGGRAN
- a CDS encoding 4Fe-4S dicluster domain-containing protein; translation: MARMKFLCDAERCIECNACVTACKNENEVPWGVNRRRVITLLDGQPGEKSISVACMHCTDAPCAAVCPVDCFYTTDDGIVLHDKDLCIGCGYCFYACPFGAPQFPEQSAFGGRGKMDKCTFCAGGPEADNSNAEYAKYGRNRIAEGKLPLCAEMCSTKALLGGDGDMIADIYRERILRRGDSPQTWGWEKAYDV